One segment of Panicum virgatum strain AP13 chromosome 3K, P.virgatum_v5, whole genome shotgun sequence DNA contains the following:
- the LOC120696558 gene encoding BTB/POZ domain-containing protein At3g08570-like — MGMGSDSAAFPFSTTTTSPRFCNPISHRRIFSDVAEDLTVSVDGQSFLLHKFPLVSRCGRVRKMVVDSKDPDLLKLELVNVPGGAFAFELAAKFCYGSNFEITTANVAHLRCVAEYLEMTEDYQEENLIFRTETYLNEIVLKNLDKSLEVLCKCDGLDPSVEEVGLVDRCVDAIAMNASKEQLVSGLAHLECHVGSGKLHMHSQDWWVEDLSALRIDHYRRVISAMRKTGVRPESIGTSITHYAQTSLKGVERRHVWDSGPFVGDDQRMVVETLINLLATENITTVTLSFLFGMLRMAIEVDASLDCRIEVEKRIGLQLEMASLDDLLIPSTQTSDSMFDVDTVHRILVNFLQRIDEDDSGELSPCGYDSEGLKSPSHSSVLKVGRLMDGYLAEIAPDPYLKLQKFMALIELLPDYARIVDDGLYRAIDIYLKAHPSLTESECKKLCKLIDCQKLSPDASSHAAQNDRLPIQMVVRVLYFEQLRLKSSFSGGGSGGLSQRFMCSSGVPSSCVSPQRDNYASLRRENRELKLEISRMRVRLTELEREQGLMKQQGMRGGEGRAGEHGRAFLASLSRGFGRISMFGGPEKRRKKSSQGSEGKNRRRHKASEAYWNQH, encoded by the exons ATGGGGATGGGCAGCGACAGCGCTGCGTTTCCcttctccaccaccaccacgtccccgCGCTTCTGCAACCCCATCAGCCATAGGAG GATATTTTCAGATGTTGCAGAGGATTTAACGGTATCAGTGGATGGACAGTCCTTTCTCCTGCACAAG TTTCCTTTAGTATCTCGGTGTGGTCGAGTACGAAAAATGGTAGTGGACTCAAAGGATCCAGATCTCTTAAAGCTGGAGCTTGTAAATGTACCAGGGGGAGCTTTTGCATTCGAACTTGCTGCTAAGTTTTGTTATGGTAGCAATTTTGAGATAACCACGGCAAATGTGGCCCATCTCCGATGCGTTGCAGAGTACTTGGAAATGACAGAGGACTATCAAGAGGAGAACCTCATTTTCAGGACAGAGACATACTTAAACGAGATTGTGCTCAAGAACCTTGATAAATCCCTGGAAGTTCTTTGTAAATGTGATGGATTGGACCCATCAGTGGAGGAAGTCGGTCTTGTAGACAGGTGTGTTGATGCAATTGCGATGAATGCAAGCAAGGAACAGCTAGTTTCGGGCTTGGCGCACTTGGAATGTCATGTGGGATCTGGAAAGTTGCATATGCACTCCCAGGATTGGTGGGTTGAAGACCTTTCTGCACTGAGAATCGACCACTATCGGCGTGTGATTTCTGCAATGAGGAAAACTGGGGTGAGGCCAGAGAGTATTGGCACTTCTATTACGCACTATGCCCAAACATCTCTAAAAGGTGTTGAAAGACGCCATGTATGGGACTCAGGTCCCTTTGTGGGAGACGATCAGAGAATGGTTGTTGAAACACTCATCAATCTGTTGGCGACTGAAAATATTACGACGGTTACTTTGTCCTTCTTGTTTGGCATGCTAAGGATGGCAATTGAAGTTGATGCAAGTCTAGATTGTAGAATCGAAGTCGAGAAAAGGATTGGTCTACAGCTTGAGATGGCATCACTAGATGATCTTCTGATCCCCTCCACTCAAACAAGTGACTCAATGTTTGACGTTGACACTGTCCATCGCATATTGGTAAACTTCTTGCAAAGGATTGATGAAGATGATTCAGGAGAGTTGTCACCTTGTGGATATGATTCTGAAGGACTAAAATCTCCAAGCCACAGTTCGGTCCTGAAGGTTGGAAGGCTGATGGATGGTTATCTAGCAGAGATAGCACCAGATCCATATCTGAAACTGCAGAAGTTCATGGCGCTTATTGAACTATTGCCAGATTATGCACGCATTGTTGACGACGGACTCTACCGTGCCATTGACATATACTTGAAG GCACACCCATCCCTGACAGAATCAGAATGCAAGAAGCTGTGCAAGCTGATCGACTGCCAGAAGCTGTCACCGGACGCGTCGAGCCACGCGGCGCAGAATGACCGCCTCCCGATCCAGATGGTGGTGCGCGTGCTCTACTTCGAGCAGCTGCGGCTGAAGTCCTCCTTCTcgggcggcggctccggcgggcTGTCGCAGCGGTTCATGTGCAGCAGCGGCGTGCCGAGCTCGTGCGTGTCCCCGCAGCGCGACAACTACGCGTCGCTGCGGCGGGAGAACCGGGAGCTGAAGCTGGAGATCTCACGGATGCGGGTGCGGCTGACGGAGCTGGAGCGGGAGCAGGGGCTCATGAAGCAGCAGGGGATgcgcggcggggaggggcgggCCGGGGAGCACGGGCGGGCGTTCCTGGCGTCTCTGTCGAGGGGGTTCGGGCGGATAAGCATGTTTGGCGGGccggagaagaggaggaagaagagctcGCAGGGGTCGGAGGGGAAGAACCGGAGGCGGCACAAGGCGTCTGAAGCTTATTGGAATCAACACTGA
- the LOC120700310 gene encoding protein Rf1, mitochondrial-like has product MPPRASRRQPPTVLWLPLLHPTRCSRFAAASRLAASASALRPFAAILLAALLPAASQDLLSWSFSYGSASGSARVCYAALRLALHAFLAAGMAAEALHVLARVRSSGNTPSLSALAALLRLLFRSGEVRAAWNVFEEMATRGPRPSLAILNALILGLCHRGMRRVVLGLLGVMGKKFSIIPDVVSYNILIKGHCVFGWSGDAFKLFKEMCSSGCEPTVVTYNILVDVLCHEGRMVEARRLFDEMAQVGIKENTITFNVLIDGYATGRMDEASAAYREMKVRGLVPDSCTFNILAAGAYKFGHATQLVHDCEIFGSQLPVDGLDVLVCRLCWDGRLDDAWELLRGAIEQGVPVSVTGFNALIAAYSKEGLHEAAFELYRFMNKAQDMNGAMNFMNKMLAAGCEPDIFTYNIWMHSLCSNHMLNQAGKVLDELVARGCPPNSVTYNTLIDGICSDVLDRAMILTGRLIKMAFQPNTITLNVFLSHFCKQGFGKRALIWAEKLREDSFIFDDAIRNIIDWAQREMENGPQVNNEDIDRCLFLEFLMFMTYETMHNNRSSKARHVPADKCFAPASSNTIKILDTG; this is encoded by the exons ATGCCACCTCGCGCTTCACGACGTCAACCGCCCACCGTCCTCtggctccccctcctccaccccacTCGCTGCTCtcgcttcgccgccgcctcccgcctcgcggcgtcggcgtccgcgCTCCGCCCCTTCGCCGCGATCCTCCTCGCGgcgctcctccccgccgcctcccagGACCTCCTTTCCTGGTCCTTCTCCTACGGAAGCGCCAGCGGAAGCGCTCGCGTGTGCTACGCCGCGCTCCGGCTCGCGCTCCACGCGTTCCTCGCCGCGGGCATGGCAGCCGAGGCGCTCCACGTGCTCGCGCGCGTCCGCAGCTCCGGGAATACGCCCAGCCTCTCCGCGCTGGCGGCATTGCTGCGCCTTCTATTCCGCAGCGGGGAGGTCCGCGCTGCCTGGAACGTGTTCGAGGAAATGGCCACGAGGGGCCCACGCCCGAGTCTCGCCATTTTAAACGCCCTGATCCTCGGGTTGTGCCACAGGGGGATGCGGCGCGTTGTCTTGGGGCTGCTTGGGGTCATGGGAAAGAAGTTCAGTATCATCCCGGACGTTGTCAGCTATAACATCCTCATCAAGGGGCATTGTGTGTTTGGGTGGTCAGGGGACGCCTTCAAGCTGTTTAAGGAAATGTGCAGTTCAGGATGTGAACCGACGGTCGTGACGTATAACATACTGGTGGATGTTCTGTGCCATGAGGGGAGAATGGTGGAAGCGAGGAGGCTGTTCGATGAGATGGCACAGGTGGGGATCAAAGAAAATACAATAACCTTCAATGTCTTGATCGATGGATATGCGACTGGACGGATGGATGAGGCCAGCGCAGCCTATAGGGAGATGAAAGTGAGGGGACTAGTGCCAGATTCCTGCACCTTTAACATCCTTGCTGCTGGAGCATACAAGTTTGGGCATGCTACCCAGTTAGTCCATGATTGTGAAATATTTGGTTCACAGTTGCCGGTTGATGGGTTGGATGTGTTGGTCTGTAGGCTTTGTTGGGACGGCCGGTTGGATGATGCCTGGGAGCTTCTACGTGGTGCTATTGAGCAGGGTGTTCCAGTTAGTGTTACTGGATTTAATGCATTGATCGCTGCTTATAGCAAGGAGGGACTCCATGAAGCTGCTTTTGAACTATACAGATTTATGAACAA GGCTCAGGATATGAATGGTGCTATGAATTTCATGAATAAGATGTTAGCAGCTGGTTGTGAACCAGATATTTTCACATATAATATTTGGATGCATAGCCTCTGCAGCAACCATATGTTGAACCAAGCAGGGAAGGTGTTAGATGAGCTTGTTGCTAGGGGTTGTCCTCCTAATTCAGTTACATACAATACATTGATTGATGGCATTTGCAGTGATGTTCTTGATCGAGCTATGATACTGACTGGCAGGTTGATTAAGATGGCTTTTCAACCAAACACTATCACACTTAATGTTTTCCTTTCTCATTTCTGCAAGCAAGGATTTGGAAAGAGAGCCCTTATATGGGCTGAGAAGCTCAGGGAagattcttttatttttgatgaTGCTATTAGAAATATAATTGACTGGGCACAAAGGGAAATGGAGAATGGTCCCCAGGTTAACAATGAGGACATAGATAGGTGCCTGTTTCTCGAATTCTTGATGTTCATGACATATGAGACTATGCACAACAATAGATCCTCAAAGGCTAGACATGTGCCTGCAGATAAATGTTTTGCTCCTGCTAGCAGCAACACGATCAAGATTTTGGATACTGGTTGA